From Rutidosis leptorrhynchoides isolate AG116_Rl617_1_P2 chromosome 3, CSIRO_AGI_Rlap_v1, whole genome shotgun sequence, a single genomic window includes:
- the LOC139899458 gene encoding autophagy-related protein 8i-like has protein sequence MGKSSTFKDTFSFEERCQESQDIIARYPDRLPVVVERYTKTDLPEMEKKKYLVPRDMSIGQFIHILSGRLQLASGKALFIFVDNTLPQTSSLIEHVYESFKDEDGFLYMLYSSEKTFGSMSDF, from the exons ATGGGGAAATCATCTACTTTCAAGGATACTTTCTCATTCG AGGAACGATGCCAGGAATCACAAGACATCATCGCCAGATACCCCGATCGTCTACCG GTGGTAGTTGAAAGGTATACAAAAACAGATCTCCCTGAGATGGAAAAGAAAAA ATATTTGGTACCTCGAGACATGTCTATTGGGCAGTTTATTCATATACTTAGCGGGAGACTTCAACTCGCTTCTGGAAAGGCTTTATTCATATTCGTTGACAACACATTACCTCAAACAT CTAGCTTGATAGAGCACGTTTACGAATCTTTTAAGGATGAAGATGGTTTCTTATACATGCTTTACAGCAGTGAGAAAACCTTTGGCAGCATGAGTGATTTCTGA